CCAGACCAACCTGCTGGCCCTGAATGCCGCGATCGAGGCGGCGCGCGCCGGCGAACAGGGGCGTGGATTTGCCGTCGTGGCCGACGAGGTGCGCAAGCTGGCGGAGCGGACGGCACATGCGACCAGCGAGATTGCGGAGCGAATCCGGAAGATCCAGGCGGACACGGAAAGTGCCGTGGCGAGCATGACGACAGGCAAGGCGGAAGTGGAGAACGGCGTCAAGCTAGTGGAAGAGACAAAAGGCTCCCTGGACCTCATCTTCTCTGCGGCGACGAAGGACATGGAGCGTGTCAGTCACATAGCGGCCGCGTCAGAGGAGCAGTCTTCCGTTGCCGAGGACGTGACCCGGAACATGGACTCCATCGTCGCAATTACCGTACAGACAGCGGGCACGACGGACCGGATCGCGGCGGCATCCGGCGACTTGGAGCGCCTGTCGTCGGACCTGAAGGCAAAGGTAGGCTGGTTCAATGTCGGAAGGGCATGACTTTCCCGCATCAAATAGTCTTGGGGTCATTGCAGAGCCATACACTGCATGAAAGCCTAAGATGCAAAAATATGAAACCACAGTGGTCGCAGAGGAAAGCCGAAGCAGAGGAGAAAGCTGTCAAGAAGTTGAACGGTCGGCTTCTCTCCGCCTTCTTCTTGTCCTTGGTGGTGCAAGATTTTTTTCGCGAAATATCTGAAGAGGAGGAGCTATGGCACTGATCACCTGGACGGAAGCACTGAGCGTCAACATCAAAGAGTTCGACGACCAGCACAGAAAGCTCGTCGCCATGGTCAACGAACTTCACTCGGCCATGGGCTCGGGCAAGGGCAAAGACGTGATGGGAAAGATCCTCGACGGCCTGGCGGAGTACACGAAGTCGCATTTTGCGGGCGAGGAGCGTCTGATGCAGAAGCACGGATATGCAGGGTATGTT
The Nitrospirota bacterium DNA segment above includes these coding regions:
- a CDS encoding bacteriohemerythrin yields the protein MALITWTEALSVNIKEFDDQHRKLVAMVNELHSAMGSGKGKDVMGKILDGLAEYTKSHFAGEERLMQKHGYAGYVAHKAQHDALTKQVAELHASVREGKAVVTVDVMNFLKDWLARHIMDTDKKYGPFLNGKGVA